Below is a window of Anaerobacillus alkaliphilus DNA.
GCAGGGACGCATCCAGAAAATACAATGGATGCATTTCAAGCAGCTTTAGACGCTGGTGCTGACGGTATTGAGTTAGATGTTCAACTTACAAAAGATTTTATTCCGGTAGTTATTCATGATGAGACGGTTGAACGAACGACGAATGGAACAGGTTGGGTTAAAGATCTCACACTTGCGGAGCTTCAGCAACTCGATGCTGGGAGTTGGTTTTCCCCTTCCTTTTCGACAGCACGAATTCCAACTTTACAAGAAGTGCTTCAATGGGTTTCTGGTACGCAACTAATTCTAAATATTGAGCTAAAAAATGGCATCGTAAGGTACCCCGACATTGAAAAAAAAGTTCTAGAATTAGTTGAACAATTTAACTTAATGGATCGCGTAATTATTTCCTCGTTTAATCATTATAGTTTAGTAGAAATAAATCAACTTAATAGTGAAATAGAAACAGCAATCCTATTCATGGAAGGTCTTTACGAACCTTGGAACTATGCAAAAGGGATCGGAGCCAGCGGTTTACATTGTTTCTTAGCAGTAGCTGTACCTGAACTTATCATTGGCGCTGCTAAAGCAGGTACTCCTGTTCGACCATTTACAGTAAACGAAGATCATCATATTCAAGCATTAATAAGCGGAGGATGTTCCGCTATTATTACCGATTGGCCAGAAAAAGCTTTTAAAATACGTACGACAATGACTGAGCGCTAACGTGCTGGAGGTAAGAAGATGATAGCTAATAAACCATTCTCCTACGGGAAGATATTTGTCATTGGTAGTGGTTTCTTTGCACTAATGCTTATTTGGACGTTTTATAATGCCTATATGCCTCTTATTCTAGGTGATTACATCGAAAGTCGAGCAATTCGTGGTGCTATTATGGGGCTTGATAACTTACTTGCGGTTCTTTTAATCCCAATTATCGGTGCATGGTCTGATCGAATGAATACAAAAATCGGTAATAGGCTTCCTTTCTTAGTCATTGGAATGCCTTTAGCTGCGATCTTTTTTGTCATCATCCCTTATGGAGCAGCAGTTGCACTTTGGGTGCTTTTGGTTATTGATATCATTTTCCTACTTGCTATGACAATTTACAGAGCACCAATTATCGCTCTAATGCCTGATCATACTCCTTCAGAAAAACGTTCTACAGCAAACGGAATTATTAATTTTATGGGTGGCGTCGGGGCAATTATCGCTTTATTCGGTTTATCAACTCTTTACGGTATTGATCGTACCTATCCGTTTATAGTTGCAGGCCTACTACTTTTTTTAGCATTTCTTTTCCTTTATTTTACTGTTGATCGACACCCACCTTATGTGAGTAGTACGAAAGATGAATTAGAGGAAACGCAAGCTTCGAACTCTTTTTTTGAGGGACTTCGACAATTAAAGAAGCCTGAATTTAGAGGTCATTTATTTATTTTAATTGCGATTTTTGTGTACTTTATTGGCTATACCGGTGTAGAAGCACTGTTTACAGTTTATGCTGTTGAGCATCTAGAAATGGCAGAAAGTACGGCGGGATTTACATTAGGTTTTTTCAGCTTAGCTTTTGTTTTATTTGCCATTCCTGCTGGACTATTAGGTAGTAAACGAGGGAAAACCCCAATGATGTTAATCGGGTTAATTCTTTTACCGATGGTTTTTATTTGTATCCCTTTCTTGCCTATGATTGATGAGGTTTTTCCAAACATCAATGAGGTACTTTTGCTACAAATCGTTTTGTTTTTAGGTGGCTTGGCTTGGGCTTGTATTAATGTTCAAGCATACCCCTTAGTTGCAGACTTAGGTGGAAAAAGTAAAATTGGCTTTTTTACTGGCTTATATTATTTGTTTTCAATGGCCTCAGCTATCATTGCACCCGGAATATTAGGATTACTTATGGACGTATTCTCCCATCCTGCCCTCTTTTATGGTGCAGCAGTTAGCTTTGTCATCGCCTTTTATTTCCTAAAAAAAGGTAGTAACATTGTTACAAAGACGACACCTAAGGGAACTTAAATAAGTGAAGCAAGAAATAGGGGAGTTTTCCCTCCCCTATTCTAGCCTTCTTCTCCGTATAACTCTTGATATGCAGCTTCTGCAGCCTCTTCAGAAGAAAATAAAGCATCATCATCTTCAATTGTATGAAACGTTTCATGCAAAAAAAGAGCGACTTTATTAGGATCTTTTGGATGTTGAACAATTTCAGCTGGAACAATATTAGCTACTGTTGCGGTATGTGGATTATGATAGATCACGTGTACTTCATCCCCTGGCTTTACATCCTTTGGATCAATGGTATTCATTGTTTTCTCACCCTTTCATTATGACACTATGTGTATTTTTTACGCTAGAAGAGAAAAATATGTTAATTACTAAAAACAAATTCAAAGCGTGTTTGTTGACAGCTACAATAATTTTTGATTATACTAACGTTTGTATTTAGTATGTATAGCAACTAAAAAGCGAGGGGTCTTCTTGAAACTAACTTTCCATGATCACATAGGTATTAAAATTCATAAAACTGACTTGTTACTTACCGGCCTTATTAAGGCTAAGCTAGACCCGTATAACTTAGCACCTGAACAAAATCTTATCATGATGTTATTATGGGAAAAAGACGGTATTACTCAAAATCAGTTAGTAGAAAAATTGAATAAGGATAAAACGAATATAGCTAGGATGGCTTCAAACCTTGAGAAAAAGGGATTTATTAAACGAATTCCTTGTACTGACGACCGTCGTTCAGTTAAGCTTTACCTTACCCCGTGTGGTAGAGATCTCGAGAACCAAGTGACGCCTATCGCCGCAGAATTTAACCAGATCATTACTAATGGAATATCAAAAGAAGAACTTTTTGAACTTGAAAGATTACTTTCAATCATCAATGAGAATGTCCGAACTACCCTGTAGTTCTGGCCTACCCTACAAATGTTGCTACAACAACTAAACATCTAACCACTTGGTTGCTATAGCAACTGTTATCATAAACTATTGGAGGTTTTACCAGATGGCAAATGTATTATTTATCAAGGCAAATTCAAGACCGATTGAGCAGTCTGTTAGCGTTAAGCTATACTATTCTTTTCTAGAAAATTACCTGGCTGCAAATCCAGAAGATACAGTAACAGAACTTGATTTATTTAGAGAAAACCTACCCTATTACAATACTGACATGATTAACGGCATGTTTAAAGTATCTAAGGGAATTGAACTAACACCTTCAGAAGAAGAAGCAACCAACCTAGTCACAAAGTATTTAGATCAATTTCTTGCTGCAGATAAGGTCGTGTTTGCGTTCCCGTTATGGAATTTTACTGTACCAGCTGTTTTGCACACATATTTAGATTACTTGGCCCAAGCAGGCAAAACTTTCAGGTATACAGCAGAAGGTCCAGTTGGCTTGCTTAACGATAAGAAAGTTGTTCTTCTGAATGCACGAGGTGGCGTGTATTCGGAAGGACCGGCTCAGAGCGCTGAAATGGCCGTTAATTTCATTACGAACATGTTACACTTTTGGGGAGTTACCGATATTACAACGGTAATAATAGAAGGACACAATCAGTTTCCAGATCAATCTGAAGCAATTATTTCCGAAGGACTTGATAAAGCAGCCTCAATTGCGAAAAATTACTAAAATGAGAAAGGTACACAGGGAGGAAATAACCCTATGTACCTTTTTACTTTAAGGCTGTTTTCGCAAAGTTTGTTGCTTTAAAAATACTAAGAATTCACAACTAAGTTAGTAAGTATTGCTCTTTTCTTACATTTTATTGGCGGATAATTTATTCTAGGGTATTTTTCCGATTACTTTAGGGTGAAAAAACCACAATGTTTACGAAAAGAGCCTACTTTAAACATGGGAAATAAGGATACTTTAATGTTTGGACAACATTTTCGGGCTTAATAATACATCCATTTTTACTTTCTATCAATTTAACTTTATTGATACTGTCCCCGTTATAATAGATTGGTTGTTGTGTATGCTTCATAATAGTTTTCCTCCTCAAAATAGTTGAAATCCATTTATTAAAAATAGTCTAGTATTTTCAAGACTTGTCTTAGGGAAATTTATATGATATTTTGCTAGAATTCTTTTGCTAATAACGATATAGTAAAACTATACGATTACTGCAAAGAAAAGGAGTTCTCCATTGACTGAAACATTACTTATTAATTTCCTAATCTTCCTTTTACCCGTATTAGTTTATTTAATCGTTTTAGAGTACAAATATACCTTTCGAAATAAAAAAGTATTAATCTTACTTGGCTCTCTTTCAACGATATTGTGCATGAGCTACCCAATTACGCTTGAGCTTGGTTTCACCTTTGATTTACGTTATTTTCCCTTTATTATTGCTGCCTTGTATGGCGGATACAAAGTAAGCTTCCCTTTAATATTTGTCATCATCGTTTACCGTCTAATCGTTGGTGGAAATGGCGTAATTCAGTCGATTATCCTCTCGACAGCGATCTTTATGGTGGTACCGTTACTTCATAAAAAGTTTCTTACTCTTAATACCACGAAGAGAATTTGGTGTGCAGCGGGAGTAGCTTTTGGTATCATCTTTACCTTTCTAATTACGCTCACAAGATATTACGAAACGTTAAATACCGAATATTGGATCATCTCAATTAATTCTATTACGATTTATGTTGTAGGAATTGTAATTATTATCTGTTTAGTAGAGAAAATTATCTCAAACAGTCAATTGCGTGATAAATTGGTGACTACTGAACAGATGAACGTTATTAGTGAACTATCAGCAAGTATCTCTCACGAAATAAGAAATCCACTGACTGTTACAAGTGGCTTCCTCCAACTATTAAATAAATCTGAGTCGATAACTCCACAAGAAAAATGGTACATTGAGTTATCATTACAAGAATTAAATCGTGCTGAAAAAATTGTTAGTGATTTTCTTGCCTTTGGGAAGCCTCAGTCGGTAAATATGGTTCACTGTAACTTCAAAGATGAAACTGAATATGTAAAGAATATTATCACTCCGTATGCAAATCTTCATAAAGTGTCTGTTGAATTGAACTTTAGCAATACTCTATCTAAAACATATGATAAAAACCAAGTTCAACAGTGCTTACTAAATCTTTATAAAAATGCGATTGAAGCAATGAAAGACAATGGTGGGATTCTCTCAATTGATGTGTCAAGCCAAGATCATAATATCATTATTAAAATTAAAGATACTGGGATTGGAATGTCCAATGAGGAAATTTCGAGGCTAGGAAAACCTTACTATTCAACAAAACACGAAGGTACAGGACTTGGGATGTTGATGGTCTTTAGTACGATCAATAAACTAGATGGAAAAATAGAAGTGACTAGTCAGGTTGGAAAAGGGACAACATTCCTTATTACCATTCCGACCCCATAAAAAAAGTGCCCTATACTACCTTGTATAGGGTACTTTTTGTGATTAATGATGATTAATTTCTGCTCTTGCTCATTTAGTGTTTAAGTAATCCACTTAACTACCTGGTCCGTCTCTTTTCTTGTTTTAGGACGTGGGTCTTCCACACGGTAACCAAAAGCAACCATTACTGAAATATCTAAGTGCCCACCTTCTAGAAGTCCTTCTTGCTTAAATAGTTGATGTACAGCGTCATAATTAAAACCTTCAATTGGACAAGAGTCTATGCCGATTTGTGCGGCTGCTGTCATCATATTGGCGAGAGCTATATAGGTTTGTTTGCTTGCCCAATCAAACATGGTTCGCTCACTATCTAATAAATGAAGATCGTCCTCTTGAAATGCTTTATATCGTTCATGAATTCTAGGAATGATTTCTTCAGGAAAGCCTTTGACCTCCCTCAAGTGATCGTATATATAGTCAGAGTCATACTTGGTATCTAACATTGTCCTAGCTAAAATTGCCACAAAGTGACTGGCAGTCGGAAGTTGTCCTTGGGCCCCCCATGTCACTTCTTTTAACTTAGTTCTTAATTCTTCATTCTGAATGACGATAAACTTCCACGGCTCAATACCAATTGAACTTGGTGATAATCGGGCTGTCTCTAAGATAAATTGAAAATCATCCTCAGATATTTTTTTGTCTGGATCAAACTTCTTCGTTGCATGCCTAAATTGAAATGCTTCTAAAATCTGTTGCTTTTTCGTTTCTTTACTTTCCATAATACTTCCTTCCATACTACGGTATTTATTTACCTGCATATTCTTTCCATGCAGTTATGCCACCCTCTAAAACAGCAACATCAAAATTTTTAGCCGAGAGGATAGCTGCGCACTTGGTAGCTGAATTTCCAGTTGAACAAGTGACAATGATTTCCTTGCCTACTGGTAATTCCTCAATAGAGTCCTCATCAGATAAGTTAAAAATTATTGTTTTAGGAATATTTATTCCTTCTATATTTACATCCTCAATATGATATGTATTATATTTATCTTCCGCTCGTACATCCACTAAAAAAATACGCTCATCTTCGTTAAGTTTATCCATTAGTTCCTTTGGCGAAATTTTTTTTATCGACAATTATATCATCTCCTTTATATTTATTATCTAATACAAATAACCCCTTCACGTATAGCAATAAACACTTAAATTGGACCTTCATAGGAGTGATGCTATAATAAGCATAATTCGATTACCTAAATAAATATTTCGTGAGGTGTTTTTCTATGTATCAATTACTTAAAACGTTAACAGGGTTGCATGGTCCATGTGGGTTCGAACAACCTGTCACTACTTGGATTAGAGATACGTTAGAGAGTTTGGTTGATGAAGTACAAGTAGATCCACTTGGTAATGTCATAGCCCGAAAAAAGGGAGATAAACCTGGACCAAAAATAATTATTACTGCTCATATGGATGAAGTAGGCTTTATCGTAAAAAAAATAGAAAACAACGGCTTAATTCGGTTTGAAAAATTAGGTGGACATGATGATCGAATTTTGTTAGCTCAAAAAGTACAATTACGTACACGCTCTGGATTGTTAACCGGTGTTATTGGAACTATGTCGGCTCATTTCGTGAAGTTTGATGACGCTACAAAAGTTCGAAATCATCGCCAAATGTACATAGACGTGGGTGCTAGCAGCAAAGAAGAAGCAGAAAAACTAGGAGTTGAAATAGGTAATCCGATTACGTGGGCCCCAGTAATGGAGTATTTAGGTAACGACTCTACTGGAAAAATTGTTGGAAAAGGGTTTGATGACCGCGCAGGTTGTGCTGTTACCATCCAAACATTACAATAAATAGATAATATTTCCTTTAGCGGTGAAATCATCGCCATCTTTACTGTTCAAGAAGAGGTTGGCCTCCGTGGTGCCAAAGTGGCTGCTGAAAGAGTAGAGGCAGATGTTGCGATCGCGATCGACACAACGGCTGTTAGTGATACACCTGAGGAAACGATGGATCAAACCTTATTCTTAGGGCAAGGTACTGGAATTAAAATTATTGATTTTAGTTTAATTGCTCACCCAGCAGTGAAAGAAACATTAGTAGATCTGGCTAAAAAACATACAATTCCATTTCAGTTTGAAGTTTTCCCAGGTATTGGGACAGATGGCGGTGCAGTAAGTTTAGCAAACAAAGGTATACCTACTGGTGTTCTTTCGATTCCATCACGCTATGCCCACTCTCCTGTAGAGGTAATTGATTTGAAGGACTTAGAGGCAACTAAAAATTTATTAAAACAATTCATCTTATCGACAGAGAATTCTTCCTTTTCGTTTATCTAATAGGTTACTTCGCTAAGATGGTTGTTCTTCAAATTAAGCAGCATAGGCATTGCACTAAGTGAAAGTAAAGAATTTTATAATAAACGTAAATGGTCACATCGGAAACTTCCATGTGACCATTATGCATGATGGATATCAACTATTTACTCTTTCATTCCATCTAGCCAATCTCTATAACAGTCCTTACATAATTGTTTTTCTACATGCTCTCCTTGACTGAGAAAATGAGCATGATAAGAAATGTTACTTACCATTTCAGCCTGGCAATAAAAGCATTGATTTTCTGATGACGTCAACAATTCTCACCTCTTTCCTTATTACGTATTGTTTCCTAAAAAAGTTAAAAACCAAAATGTTTTACCAAAATAAAAAACTCTTTATCCTGTTGGATAGAGAGTTTTTTGATCAATCCTATCTTTTATAAAAAAATTTATAGCTCATATACAGCCTTATATTTTTGTTCTAAATACTCAACTAAATATTTAGGATTTAAGCCTTCACCTGTAATGTCCTGAATGATCTCTAGTGGTTTTTTCATTTTTCCATATTGATGAACGTTTTGAACAAGCCATTCCTTAATAGGCGTGAAATCTCCTGCTTCAAGTAATTCATCATAATTTGGAATTGCCTCGTTCATTTTGTTTTTGATTTGAGAAGCATAAATATAACCTAAGGCATATGAAGGGAAGTAACCGAGCGCTCCTCCAGACCAGTGTACGTCTTGTAGTACACCTTCTCCGTCATGAGATGGTCGAATTCCTAAGTACTCTTCCATTTTGTCATTCCAAATTTGCGGAAGGTCCTTTACTTCAATTTCTCCCGAAATCAATGCTTTTTCAATTTCATAACGTAAAATAATATGAAGAGAATACGTCATCTCATCAGCCTCAATACGGATTAACGAAGGTCCGGCTACATTAATTGCTTTGTAAAAATCATCTAGTGAAACATCATCAAATTGACCGTTTGAGTATTCTTTTAAGAGGCTATAGTTCTTTTTCCAAAAAGAATAATTTCGACCAACAAAGTTTTCACAGAAAAGGGATTGAGACTCGTGAATTCCCATCGATGTTCCGTCACACAAAGGGGTACCGATTAACTCTTCAGCTATGTTTTGTTCATAAAGAGCATGCCCACACTCATGAATGGTTCCGAAGATGGCTGTTCTGAAATCTTTCTCATCGTATTTTGTTGTAATCCTTACATCATTACGATTAATCGTTGCAGCAAAAGGGTGCACAGTCGTATCTAAACGACCAGCTTGAAAATCATATTGTAGTTGCTTTAGGATATCTAATGAAAAAGCGTTCTGCTTTTCTTTCGAGAAATGTTCAAATAAAAAGTCAGTTTTTGGTTGAGTTGGTGCTTCTGTTACAGCTTTCACTAGAGGAACTAATTTTTCTCTAAGCTCTCCAAAAACGCGATCAAGAACGTCAACTGTCACTCCTGGCTCATAATCATCTAACAAGGCATTGTATGGGTGACCTTCATAACCAATACGTTCTACATATTTACGTAAGTAGTCAACAATTTTCTCTAAGTACGGAGAAAAACCAACGAAGTCCGCATTTTCTTTTGCTTCTTCCCAAGCAGATTCTGCCTTTGATGTTAAGATGACAAATTCTTTATATTCATCTGCAGGTATTTTTTTGTTTTTATCATATTCCTTCTTCGTTACTTCTACCATCTTTTTTGTAATATCAGAAAGTTCTCCTTGCACTTCAGGTGCTGACAACGCTTCTAAATAGCCACCCATTTCCTCGGATACACTCATATTAAACACTTCAGATGATAATGTACCAATCGTTTCTGAACGCTGTTCAACACCTTTTTTTGGTGCTCCTGTTCGTAAATCCCAAAACATAAGAGAAATTGCTTCGCCGTAGCTAGACATTTTTTTCACTAAGCTTAGAAATGATTGTTCAATCTCTTTAATATTTTCTTGCATAAATGACACTCCCTTCTTTTCTCAAACTAACATATTCTTCATATGTATCTTTCTTTCCTTCTTAACGAGATTATTTTTTACTAAATGAAGCGATATCATTAACCCTTTTATTTGGCTGTTTTCGCAAAGTTTGTTGCTTTAAAAATACTAAGAATTCACAACTAATTTAGTTAGTATTGCTCTTTTCTTACCTAATTTATTGGCTGATATCTTCAATCTAGAGTATTTTTTCCGATTATTTTAGGGTAAAAAA
It encodes the following:
- a CDS encoding glycerophosphodiester phosphodiesterase, with translation MNKTLIFAHRGSAGTHPENTMDAFQAALDAGADGIELDVQLTKDFIPVVIHDETVERTTNGTGWVKDLTLAELQQLDAGSWFSPSFSTARIPTLQEVLQWVSGTQLILNIELKNGIVRYPDIEKKVLELVEQFNLMDRVIISSFNHYSLVEINQLNSEIETAILFMEGLYEPWNYAKGIGASGLHCFLAVAVPELIIGAAKAGTPVRPFTVNEDHHIQALISGGCSAIITDWPEKAFKIRTTMTER
- a CDS encoding MFS transporter, which produces MIANKPFSYGKIFVIGSGFFALMLIWTFYNAYMPLILGDYIESRAIRGAIMGLDNLLAVLLIPIIGAWSDRMNTKIGNRLPFLVIGMPLAAIFFVIIPYGAAVALWVLLVIDIIFLLAMTIYRAPIIALMPDHTPSEKRSTANGIINFMGGVGAIIALFGLSTLYGIDRTYPFIVAGLLLFLAFLFLYFTVDRHPPYVSSTKDELEETQASNSFFEGLRQLKKPEFRGHLFILIAIFVYFIGYTGVEALFTVYAVEHLEMAESTAGFTLGFFSLAFVLFAIPAGLLGSKRGKTPMMLIGLILLPMVFICIPFLPMIDEVFPNINEVLLLQIVLFLGGLAWACINVQAYPLVADLGGKSKIGFFTGLYYLFSMASAIIAPGILGLLMDVFSHPALFYGAAVSFVIAFYFLKKGSNIVTKTTPKGT
- a CDS encoding transcriptional regulator SplA domain-containing protein translates to MNTIDPKDVKPGDEVHVIYHNPHTATVANIVPAEIVQHPKDPNKVALFLHETFHTIEDDDALFSSEEAAEAAYQELYGEEG
- a CDS encoding MarR family winged helix-turn-helix transcriptional regulator; amino-acid sequence: MKLTFHDHIGIKIHKTDLLLTGLIKAKLDPYNLAPEQNLIMMLLWEKDGITQNQLVEKLNKDKTNIARMASNLEKKGFIKRIPCTDDRRSVKLYLTPCGRDLENQVTPIAAEFNQIITNGISKEELFELERLLSIINENVRTTL
- a CDS encoding FMN-dependent NADH-azoreductase, whose translation is MANVLFIKANSRPIEQSVSVKLYYSFLENYLAANPEDTVTELDLFRENLPYYNTDMINGMFKVSKGIELTPSEEEATNLVTKYLDQFLAADKVVFAFPLWNFTVPAVLHTYLDYLAQAGKTFRYTAEGPVGLLNDKKVVLLNARGGVYSEGPAQSAEMAVNFITNMLHFWGVTDITTVIIEGHNQFPDQSEAIISEGLDKAASIAKNY
- a CDS encoding ATP-binding protein yields the protein MTETLLINFLIFLLPVLVYLIVLEYKYTFRNKKVLILLGSLSTILCMSYPITLELGFTFDLRYFPFIIAALYGGYKVSFPLIFVIIVYRLIVGGNGVIQSIILSTAIFMVVPLLHKKFLTLNTTKRIWCAAGVAFGIIFTFLITLTRYYETLNTEYWIISINSITIYVVGIVIIICLVEKIISNSQLRDKLVTTEQMNVISELSASISHEIRNPLTVTSGFLQLLNKSESITPQEKWYIELSLQELNRAEKIVSDFLAFGKPQSVNMVHCNFKDETEYVKNIITPYANLHKVSVELNFSNTLSKTYDKNQVQQCLLNLYKNAIEAMKDNGGILSIDVSSQDHNIIIKIKDTGIGMSNEEISRLGKPYYSTKHEGTGLGMLMVFSTINKLDGKIEVTSQVGKGTTFLITIPTP
- a CDS encoding NAD(P)H-dependent oxidoreductase, encoding MESKETKKQQILEAFQFRHATKKFDPDKKISEDDFQFILETARLSPSSIGIEPWKFIVIQNEELRTKLKEVTWGAQGQLPTASHFVAILARTMLDTKYDSDYIYDHLREVKGFPEEIIPRIHERYKAFQEDDLHLLDSERTMFDWASKQTYIALANMMTAAAQIGIDSCPIEGFNYDAVHQLFKQEGLLEGGHLDISVMVAFGYRVEDPRPKTRKETDQVVKWIT
- a CDS encoding rhodanese-like domain-containing protein, which produces MSIKKISPKELMDKLNEDERIFLVDVRAEDKYNTYHIEDVNIEGINIPKTIIFNLSDEDSIEELPVGKEIIVTCSTGNSATKCAAILSAKNFDVAVLEGGITAWKEYAGK
- a CDS encoding carboxypeptidase M32, which produces MQENIKEIEQSFLSLVKKMSSYGEAISLMFWDLRTGAPKKGVEQRSETIGTLSSEVFNMSVSEEMGGYLEALSAPEVQGELSDITKKMVEVTKKEYDKNKKIPADEYKEFVILTSKAESAWEEAKENADFVGFSPYLEKIVDYLRKYVERIGYEGHPYNALLDDYEPGVTVDVLDRVFGELREKLVPLVKAVTEAPTQPKTDFLFEHFSKEKQNAFSLDILKQLQYDFQAGRLDTTVHPFAATINRNDVRITTKYDEKDFRTAIFGTIHECGHALYEQNIAEELIGTPLCDGTSMGIHESQSLFCENFVGRNYSFWKKNYSLLKEYSNGQFDDVSLDDFYKAINVAGPSLIRIEADEMTYSLHIILRYEIEKALISGEIEVKDLPQIWNDKMEEYLGIRPSHDGEGVLQDVHWSGGALGYFPSYALGYIYASQIKNKMNEAIPNYDELLEAGDFTPIKEWLVQNVHQYGKMKKPLEIIQDITGEGLNPKYLVEYLEQKYKAVYEL